Proteins found in one Brevibacillus brevis genomic segment:
- the purF gene encoding amidophosphoribosyltransferase has protein sequence MFDRLIWDKLNEECGVFGIYNHKEASQLTYLGLHALQHRGQESAGICASDGEKWYKHRGMGLVSEAFGKGDLEKFSGHIAIGHTRYTTAGSSKIENAQPLFFRYAQGSMAVAHNGNLVNAAVLRKELEAKGSIFQTTSDTEVIAHLIARSESKDLPGAVKDALQYIKGAYALLVMNENQLVIALDPNGLRPLSLGRLGDAITVASETCAFDIIGAQYWRDVQPGELIVIDKNGITESKHTETTQRSICTFEYIYFARPDSDIDGINVHMARKRLGKQLALESAIDADVVTGVPDSSISAAIGFAEATGIPYEIGLIKNRYVGRTFIQPSQELRERAVYLKLSAVRKVVEGKRVVMIDDSIVRGTTSNRIVRMLREAGAKEVHVRISSPPVMNSCFYGIDTSSREELIASTKSVEEIRQIIEADSLSFLSIEGMIDAIGRSDSAPNRGHCLACFNGEYPTEIEFEEALPALKC, from the coding sequence ATGTTTGATCGGCTAATCTGGGACAAATTGAACGAAGAATGCGGCGTCTTTGGCATCTACAACCACAAAGAAGCATCCCAATTGACCTATTTGGGTCTGCACGCCCTTCAGCATCGCGGTCAGGAGAGCGCAGGTATCTGCGCCTCCGACGGCGAGAAATGGTATAAGCACCGCGGAATGGGTCTCGTGTCAGAGGCTTTTGGCAAGGGTGATTTGGAGAAGTTTAGCGGTCATATCGCGATTGGTCATACCCGTTATACGACTGCTGGCTCGAGCAAGATTGAAAACGCCCAACCGCTCTTTTTCCGCTATGCACAAGGCAGCATGGCAGTTGCCCACAACGGGAATCTCGTGAACGCTGCTGTGCTTAGAAAAGAGCTGGAAGCAAAAGGCTCCATTTTCCAGACGACCAGTGACACAGAAGTGATCGCACATCTGATTGCTCGTTCCGAGAGCAAGGATTTGCCGGGAGCGGTGAAGGACGCTCTGCAATACATCAAGGGAGCCTATGCACTTCTCGTCATGAACGAGAATCAGCTCGTGATCGCTCTCGATCCGAATGGCTTGCGTCCTCTGTCATTGGGACGACTCGGAGATGCGATCACTGTCGCGTCCGAGACTTGTGCGTTCGATATCATTGGCGCGCAGTACTGGCGTGATGTGCAACCGGGTGAGCTGATCGTCATCGACAAGAATGGCATTACCGAGAGCAAGCATACAGAAACGACACAGCGTTCGATTTGTACGTTTGAATACATTTATTTTGCCCGACCAGATAGCGACATTGACGGAATCAACGTCCACATGGCGCGCAAACGTCTCGGCAAGCAGTTGGCATTGGAATCCGCGATTGATGCTGATGTCGTCACAGGTGTACCGGATTCGAGTATTTCTGCTGCTATCGGATTTGCGGAAGCGACAGGAATTCCGTACGAAATTGGCTTGATCAAAAACCGCTATGTGGGACGTACCTTCATTCAGCCGAGTCAGGAGCTGCGTGAGCGCGCTGTCTATCTCAAGCTGTCTGCGGTTCGCAAAGTAGTGGAAGGCAAGCGCGTCGTGATGATTGACGACTCCATTGTACGCGGTACGACGAGTAATCGGATTGTTCGCATGCTGCGTGAGGCTGGCGCCAAAGAAGTGCATGTGCGTATCAGCTCTCCGCCTGTTATGAATTCTTGTTTTTACGGCATCGACACCTCGTCGCGTGAGGAACTGATTGCGTCGACCAAATCGGTAGAGGAAATTCGTCAAATCATTGAGGCTGATTCGCTGTCGTTCTTGTCTATTGAAGGAATGATCGATGCAATTGGCCGCAGCGATTCGGCTCCCAATAGAGGACACTGCCTCGCATGCTTTAACGGAGAATATCCGACAGAGATTGAGTTCGAAGAAGCGCTACCTGCGCTTAAATGCTAA
- the purM gene encoding phosphoribosylformylglycinamidine cyclo-ligase: MSEAYKQAGVDIDAGNEAVERMKKHVKRTFRPEVMTDLGGFGALFRLDTKKYEKPILVSGTDGVGTKLKIAFAMDKHDTIGIDAVAMCVNDVVVQGAEPLFFLDYLAVDKVIPEKIEAIVKGIAEGCSQSGCSLIGGETAEMPGMYAEGEYDIAGFTVGVVDESKMITGANVAAGDVLIGLASSGVHSNGFSLVRKVLLADKGMSLHDHVDKLGKKLGEELLTPTRIYVKQVLSVLASHEVKALAHITGGGFTENIPRVLPEGMQAVINVGSWPVLPIFELVQESGNISYPDMYKTFNMGIGMMLVVKPEDAVSVMEKLQELGEQAYLLGHIQAGERKVVYNGVEW, from the coding sequence ATGAGTGAAGCATATAAACAAGCTGGCGTAGACATCGATGCGGGCAACGAAGCCGTCGAACGCATGAAAAAGCATGTCAAACGAACATTCCGCCCCGAAGTTATGACTGATTTGGGTGGGTTCGGAGCGCTGTTTCGCCTGGATACCAAAAAATACGAGAAACCGATTCTCGTTTCTGGCACAGATGGGGTAGGAACCAAGCTGAAGATCGCTTTTGCCATGGACAAACACGATACAATCGGTATCGATGCTGTTGCTATGTGCGTCAATGACGTAGTGGTCCAAGGGGCAGAGCCGCTCTTTTTCCTCGATTATCTGGCAGTAGATAAGGTCATTCCGGAAAAAATCGAAGCGATTGTCAAAGGGATCGCGGAAGGCTGCTCCCAGTCTGGCTGCTCGCTGATTGGCGGGGAGACTGCCGAGATGCCTGGCATGTACGCAGAAGGCGAATACGACATCGCGGGCTTTACCGTAGGTGTCGTGGACGAGAGCAAAATGATTACGGGAGCAAACGTGGCGGCAGGCGATGTGCTGATCGGGCTGGCTTCCAGCGGCGTGCACAGCAACGGTTTCTCGCTCGTTCGCAAGGTTCTTTTGGCAGACAAAGGCATGTCCCTGCATGATCATGTTGACAAATTGGGCAAAAAGCTCGGCGAAGAGCTGTTGACACCGACCCGCATTTACGTGAAGCAAGTGCTATCCGTTCTTGCGTCGCATGAAGTGAAGGCCCTGGCACACATCACAGGCGGCGGCTTTACTGAAAACATTCCACGCGTGCTTCCAGAAGGAATGCAGGCTGTGATCAACGTTGGTTCCTGGCCGGTGCTGCCGATCTTCGAGCTGGTACAAGAGTCGGGTAACATCTCTTACCCGGATATGTACAAAACGTTTAACATGGGCATTGGCATGATGCTTGTCGTGAAGCCGGAAGACGCAGTGAGTGTTATGGAAAAGCTGCAAGAGCTGGGTGAACAGGCGTATTTGCTCGGACATATTCAAGCGGGAGAGCGCAAAGTCGTATACAACGGGGTGGAATGGTGA
- the purN gene encoding phosphoribosylglycinamide formyltransferase: MVRKLAIFASGSGSNFEAIVQAVQDGRLTGVEVALLVCDKPGAKVLERAERLGIDTFVFQPKEYADKAAFEQEIVAQLQKREISLVVLAGYMRLVGDTLLSSYEGKIINLHPSLLPAFPGKDAIGQALAYGVKITGVTVHLVDAGLDTGPIIAQIPVAVQEADTAETLAARIHSVEHELLVKVIGFLAEERVKLEGRLVQLT; the protein is encoded by the coding sequence ATGGTGAGAAAGCTGGCCATTTTCGCCTCAGGCAGCGGCTCCAACTTTGAAGCGATCGTGCAGGCTGTACAGGACGGCAGGCTCACAGGTGTAGAAGTTGCCTTGCTCGTGTGCGACAAGCCCGGCGCCAAGGTTTTGGAACGTGCAGAGCGTTTAGGGATCGACACCTTTGTTTTTCAACCGAAGGAATACGCAGACAAGGCAGCTTTTGAGCAGGAAATAGTGGCGCAGCTCCAAAAACGTGAGATATCGCTGGTTGTGCTGGCAGGCTACATGCGGTTGGTGGGCGACACGCTTTTGTCATCCTACGAAGGAAAAATCATCAATTTGCATCCGTCGCTTTTGCCTGCTTTCCCGGGAAAAGACGCGATTGGTCAGGCACTCGCTTACGGGGTAAAGATAACAGGGGTAACGGTACATCTGGTTGATGCCGGTCTGGACACAGGGCCGATCATTGCCCAGATTCCCGTAGCGGTGCAAGAAGCAGATACGGCTGAGACTTTGGCGGCTCGCATCCATTCGGTGGAGCATGAGCTTTTGGTGAAGGTCATTGGCTTTTTAGCAGAAGAGAGAGTGAAGCTGGAAGGAAGGCTCGTCCAGCTGACGTAA
- a CDS encoding magnesium transporter CorA family protein, translating into MLNIYKTNAMGKIEELQQFEKGCWIHLTDPSEQEKLQVVRELAIDLHFLQDALDDEEIGRIDKEGNRVMLYVDIPVSTKEGTKNNYTTVPLGIMVMEDYILTVCLVETAVMNEFVQGKVKSFHTHMRNRFVLQILSNTSHEYLHYLKKINKQTETLEKSLRQSTKNIELLTLLELQKSLVYFSTSLETNSLLISLLRSGSYLKMYEEDKELLEEVKIETKQAIKMTEIYTAILGNIMNGFGSVISNNLNRVLKLLTAITIVITLPMVIGTFYGMNVALPFQGHPHAFTIIMIMSTAITSVTALLFWRKKYF; encoded by the coding sequence ATGTTGAACATTTACAAAACGAATGCCATGGGAAAAATAGAAGAACTGCAACAATTTGAAAAAGGCTGCTGGATCCATCTGACAGATCCTTCTGAGCAAGAAAAGCTACAAGTCGTCAGGGAGTTGGCGATTGACCTTCATTTTTTGCAGGATGCCCTTGATGACGAAGAAATCGGACGGATCGACAAGGAAGGAAACCGCGTGATGCTCTACGTGGACATCCCAGTCTCCACGAAGGAAGGGACGAAGAACAACTATACGACGGTTCCGTTGGGAATCATGGTGATGGAAGATTACATCTTAACCGTTTGCCTGGTAGAAACGGCTGTCATGAATGAGTTCGTCCAAGGGAAAGTGAAAAGTTTTCACACGCATATGCGCAACCGGTTCGTTCTGCAAATTTTATCGAATACGTCGCATGAATATTTGCATTACTTGAAAAAAATCAACAAGCAGACAGAAACACTGGAAAAATCATTGCGACAATCGACGAAAAACATTGAACTGCTTACCTTGCTTGAATTGCAGAAAAGTCTCGTATATTTTTCGACGTCCCTGGAAACGAACAGTCTGTTGATCTCCCTGCTTCGGAGCGGCAGTTATTTGAAAATGTACGAAGAAGATAAGGAACTGCTGGAAGAAGTAAAAATCGAAACCAAGCAGGCCATCAAAATGACGGAAATCTATACGGCGATTTTAGGGAACATCATGAATGGCTTTGGCTCCGTCATCTCCAACAATTTGAATCGCGTATTAAAGCTGTTGACCGCCATTACCATTGTCATCACCTTGCCTATGGTGATCGGCACCTTCTACGGGATGAACGTCGCGCTTCCTTTTCAGGGTCATCCGCACGCATTCACGATCATTATGATCATGTCCACCGCCATTACGTCTGTAACAGCTCTCTTGTTTTGGAGAAAGAAGTATTTCTAA
- the purH gene encoding bifunctional phosphoribosylaminoimidazolecarboxamide formyltransferase/IMP cyclohydrolase, with protein MSVKKALISVSDKTGLIPFARRLVAAGVQIISTGGTASLLKAEGVPVIGISEVTGFPEILDGRVKTLHPNIHSGLLAVRDSEAHVQQLKDLGIETIDLVVVNLYPFKETIAKPDVTYEDAIENIDIGGPTMLRSAAKNHAFVSVVVDAADYEKVAEEIEANGDTTLETRRKLAAKVFRHTAAYDALISRYLSEQVGELLPESYTVTYEKAQDLRYGENPHQRAAFYREPLSDQLSIGNASQLQGKELSYNNINDADAALAIVREFAEPAVVAIKHSNPCGVGIGTDIRAAYQKAYEADPVSIYGGIVAANRPIDRDTALAMKEIFLEIIIAPDFTDEALAVLAEKKNLRLLRISALNEPAKKVDNLFRVAPVAGGALIQDFDYKQLEESEIQVVTDRKPSEEELAQLKFAWKVVKHVKSNAILLAKDNMTIGVGAGQMNRVGAAKIAIEQAGALASGSVMASDAFFPMGDTVEAAAKAGITAIIQPGGSIRDQESIDACNRAGIAMIFTGTRHFKH; from the coding sequence GTGAGTGTGAAAAAAGCGTTGATCAGCGTTTCTGACAAGACAGGATTGATTCCGTTTGCCCGTCGATTGGTAGCCGCCGGGGTACAGATCATTTCTACCGGGGGTACGGCTTCTCTTTTAAAAGCAGAGGGAGTTCCCGTCATTGGCATTTCTGAAGTGACCGGATTTCCAGAAATTTTGGACGGTCGCGTCAAAACGTTGCATCCCAATATCCACAGCGGCCTCTTGGCTGTAAGGGACAGTGAAGCACATGTGCAGCAACTAAAAGACCTGGGGATTGAAACCATTGATCTGGTTGTCGTGAACCTTTATCCTTTCAAGGAAACGATAGCGAAGCCAGACGTGACATATGAAGACGCCATTGAGAATATTGATATTGGTGGACCAACGATGCTGCGTTCTGCTGCGAAAAATCACGCGTTCGTCAGTGTAGTGGTCGATGCAGCCGATTATGAAAAAGTAGCAGAAGAAATTGAAGCAAATGGCGATACTACGCTAGAAACCCGTCGCAAGCTGGCTGCAAAAGTTTTCCGCCATACAGCAGCCTATGATGCCTTGATCTCTCGCTATTTGAGTGAGCAGGTGGGCGAACTGCTGCCTGAGAGCTACACGGTGACTTACGAGAAAGCACAGGATTTACGCTATGGGGAAAATCCACATCAACGTGCGGCATTTTACCGTGAGCCGTTGTCCGATCAGTTGAGCATCGGGAATGCAAGCCAACTGCAAGGAAAAGAGCTTTCCTATAACAACATCAATGACGCAGATGCAGCGTTGGCGATTGTACGCGAATTCGCTGAACCTGCTGTCGTTGCGATCAAGCACTCCAACCCGTGTGGAGTAGGGATCGGCACTGATATTCGCGCCGCTTACCAAAAAGCGTACGAAGCAGACCCTGTCTCTATTTATGGTGGGATCGTGGCAGCAAATCGCCCGATTGACCGTGACACCGCACTCGCGATGAAAGAGATTTTCTTGGAAATCATTATCGCACCGGACTTCACCGACGAGGCGTTGGCTGTTCTGGCTGAGAAAAAGAACCTGCGTCTGTTGCGTATCTCGGCGCTGAATGAACCAGCCAAAAAAGTGGACAATCTGTTCCGCGTGGCTCCTGTAGCAGGCGGGGCACTCATTCAAGACTTCGACTACAAGCAGCTCGAAGAAAGCGAGATTCAGGTGGTCACAGACCGCAAGCCTTCGGAAGAGGAACTGGCACAGCTGAAATTCGCGTGGAAGGTCGTCAAGCACGTCAAATCAAATGCGATTCTCTTGGCAAAAGACAATATGACCATCGGCGTGGGTGCAGGCCAGATGAACCGCGTTGGGGCAGCGAAAATCGCCATCGAACAAGCAGGTGCATTGGCAAGTGGCTCGGTTATGGCCTCGGATGCGTTTTTCCCAATGGGAGATACCGTGGAGGCGGCAGCTAAAGCAGGGATTACTGCTATCATCCAGCCAGGCGGCTCCATTCGCGACCAAGAATCGATTGATGCTTGCAACCGAGCGGGTATTGCGATGATCTTTACCGGCACGCGTCATTTCAAGCACTAA
- the purD gene encoding phosphoribosylamine--glycine ligase codes for MKILVIGGGGREHTIAWKLLQSSKVTKVYCAPGNGGTAQIAQNVPIGVHDFAALVQFVKDEGIDLTVVGPEDPLLAGIVDFFQERNLPIYGPNQKAAMIEGSKSFAKSLMKRYEIPTSAYESFLDYESASAYVREQGAPIVVKADGLAAGKGVVVAETVEEAEEALRQIMQESVFGEAGARVVIEECMFGEELSLLSFVDGETVKPMITSQDHKRIFNDDRGPNTGGMGTYAPVPQMSAELVDEIVKTIVQPMASGMAKDGIPFKGILYTGLMITEQGPKVVEFNARFGDPETQVLLPLLETDLLDIFVGTINGELDAVDVTWKKGSAVCVVMAAPGYPGEYPKGTLIHGLGQANEGATVFHAGTKETEEGIVTSGGRVLGVVATGTDLAHARETAYAKVQGISFDGAQYRTDIAARAMKYQQKG; via the coding sequence ATGAAAATATTAGTGATCGGTGGCGGCGGTCGAGAACACACGATTGCCTGGAAGCTGTTGCAGAGTTCTAAAGTGACGAAGGTATACTGTGCGCCAGGAAATGGGGGCACCGCCCAAATCGCGCAAAACGTACCGATCGGCGTCCATGATTTTGCTGCACTGGTTCAATTCGTCAAGGATGAAGGAATTGATTTGACTGTCGTTGGCCCGGAAGATCCTTTGCTGGCGGGGATTGTTGACTTTTTCCAGGAGCGCAATCTGCCGATCTATGGCCCGAATCAAAAAGCGGCAATGATCGAGGGAAGCAAGTCTTTTGCGAAAAGTTTAATGAAACGCTACGAGATTCCGACGTCTGCCTATGAATCGTTTCTGGATTACGAATCGGCGAGTGCATACGTGAGAGAGCAGGGCGCTCCTATCGTTGTCAAAGCGGATGGCTTGGCAGCGGGGAAAGGAGTCGTTGTCGCAGAGACGGTGGAGGAAGCAGAAGAGGCACTCCGTCAGATTATGCAGGAAAGCGTCTTTGGTGAAGCGGGAGCTCGCGTGGTCATTGAGGAGTGCATGTTCGGCGAAGAGCTGTCGCTGTTGTCTTTCGTCGATGGAGAGACAGTTAAGCCGATGATTACTTCTCAGGATCATAAGCGAATCTTCAATGATGACCGCGGTCCCAATACAGGCGGCATGGGAACATACGCCCCGGTACCGCAAATGTCTGCTGAGCTGGTGGACGAGATCGTCAAAACGATTGTCCAACCGATGGCGTCAGGGATGGCCAAGGATGGCATTCCGTTCAAAGGCATTCTCTACACAGGTCTGATGATTACGGAGCAAGGCCCGAAAGTCGTGGAGTTCAATGCACGTTTTGGCGATCCGGAGACACAGGTGCTCTTGCCGTTGCTCGAAACAGATTTGCTCGACATTTTTGTCGGAACAATCAATGGCGAGCTCGATGCAGTCGATGTGACATGGAAAAAAGGAAGTGCTGTCTGTGTCGTCATGGCAGCGCCGGGTTATCCTGGAGAATATCCAAAAGGTACGTTGATACACGGACTGGGTCAGGCAAACGAGGGAGCTACGGTGTTTCACGCAGGGACGAAGGAAACCGAGGAAGGCATCGTTACGAGCGGTGGCCGTGTGCTTGGCGTCGTGGCAACAGGAACGGATTTGGCGCATGCACGTGAGACAGCGTACGCGAAGGTGCAAGGGATCTCGTTTGATGGGGCGCAGTATCGCACGGATATTGCGGCACGAGCGATGAAGTATCAGCAAAAGGGATAA
- a CDS encoding MFS transporter — MGESRERLWTRDFVLLTVCNLLLFLTVQMQTPTFPAYVKEAYQANDFVVSLVISLFSLAAVIARVFTGEALKTKSSKLLAIVALGFVAIFSAGYYWAGSIVFFLLLRILVGIGFGMGSTTFPTIVSNVIPARRIGEGMGYFGLSTSLAMALGPLIGLGVLNGFGFGSMLMVLVLLVAIIFPLMHFIRAYNQLPVSSGNVQTVTGIRRFYDKKLLLPAGLNFCLSITYGGILSFLALYGKEAHIENVGWFFLTNALAMVLIRPFSGKLYDRKGHIAVLPPGAIFVGVSLLLLSLTTTESLLLVSAAFYGLGYGMIQPSIQAWMVKVVTPEQRGMANGLFFNSIDLGIAVGSMLLGVIATHSSYSVMYRWSAACLLLFLIVYFLSQVAAAKAEKAAIASENVGM; from the coding sequence TTGGGAGAGAGTAGAGAGAGACTGTGGACGAGAGATTTTGTCCTGTTAACTGTATGCAATTTGTTGTTGTTTCTCACCGTTCAAATGCAGACCCCAACATTCCCTGCTTATGTGAAGGAAGCGTATCAGGCCAATGATTTTGTCGTCAGCCTGGTTATTAGCTTGTTTTCACTTGCAGCAGTGATCGCAAGGGTGTTTACCGGAGAAGCATTGAAAACGAAAAGCAGTAAGCTCTTGGCAATCGTAGCACTTGGATTCGTCGCGATTTTTAGCGCAGGCTATTACTGGGCGGGAAGCATTGTTTTCTTTCTTCTGCTGCGAATTTTAGTCGGCATTGGCTTTGGGATGGGCAGCACGACCTTTCCGACGATTGTCTCCAATGTGATTCCTGCCAGACGAATCGGTGAAGGCATGGGGTATTTCGGCTTATCGACCAGCTTGGCTATGGCACTCGGCCCGTTGATTGGACTTGGAGTGTTAAATGGGTTTGGGTTCGGCTCGATGCTCATGGTTCTCGTATTGTTAGTTGCTATTATTTTTCCGCTGATGCATTTTATCCGTGCCTACAATCAGCTTCCTGTGTCGTCCGGGAACGTACAAACTGTCACAGGCATTCGCCGATTTTATGATAAAAAGCTGCTGCTTCCAGCTGGACTGAATTTTTGTTTGTCCATTACGTATGGCGGGATTCTCAGCTTTTTGGCCTTGTACGGAAAAGAAGCCCACATTGAGAATGTCGGCTGGTTTTTCCTTACGAACGCACTGGCGATGGTGTTGATTCGTCCGTTTTCCGGCAAGCTGTATGATCGCAAAGGGCACATCGCCGTCCTGCCTCCCGGTGCGATTTTCGTCGGGGTCAGCCTCTTGCTCCTGTCCCTGACAACGACAGAGTCCTTGCTTCTCGTCTCTGCTGCCTTCTACGGCCTTGGCTATGGCATGATTCAGCCATCTATCCAGGCGTGGATGGTGAAGGTCGTCACGCCTGAGCAACGCGGCATGGCGAATGGACTGTTCTTTAATTCCATCGACCTGGGGATTGCGGTCGGCTCAATGCTCCTCGGCGTCATCGCGACACATTCGAGCTACTCTGTCATGTACCGCTGGTCGGCGGCTTGCTTGCTGCTGTTTCTGATTGTTTATTTCCTTTCGCAGGTGGCTGCGGCCAAAGCGGAAAAAGCGGCAATCGCTAGTGAAAACGTGGGTATGTAA
- a CDS encoding MarR family winged helix-turn-helix transcriptional regulator, protein MIHYVSLFLKEFDLTTEQFAVLYRLRKEEGINQKELAQRSAKDQPSMTRILDTLAKKGFIEKTLSEQDRRAYIITLSPKGREWIEQAIPVEAQAVADILEGISPEKLAFLREILLEINENINRKTTD, encoded by the coding sequence ATGATTCATTATGTTTCCCTTTTTTTAAAGGAGTTTGATTTGACCACGGAGCAGTTTGCCGTCCTGTATCGGCTACGAAAAGAAGAGGGCATCAATCAAAAAGAGCTGGCCCAGCGCTCTGCCAAGGATCAACCTTCCATGACACGCATTTTAGACACACTCGCCAAAAAAGGCTTTATCGAAAAGACTTTGAGCGAACAAGATCGCCGTGCGTACATCATTACGCTTTCCCCGAAAGGACGAGAATGGATTGAGCAAGCGATTCCTGTAGAGGCTCAGGCCGTTGCAGACATTTTGGAGGGGATTTCTCCTGAAAAGCTGGCCTTCTTGCGAGAAATCTTGCTGGAGATTAACGAGAACATCAATAGAAAAACGACTGACTAG
- a CDS encoding EYxxD motif small membrane protein: MLVGSQMYEWMSHNFFVIATIIGVIGVMGYYFFRTSRKRGRYRQ, translated from the coding sequence ATGCTTGTCGGCTCCCAGATGTATGAATGGATGTCCCATAACTTCTTTGTTATTGCCACGATCATTGGCGTCATCGGCGTAATGGGTTATTACTTCTTTCGCACCTCGCGAAAAAGAGGAAGATATCGTCAATAA